The genomic segment GAAAAGGggcatcaaaacattttaagggttcagtgtgaacacagaaatAATGTCAGTATGTTCTTGTTgcataaagaacattttctaaTTGATGTGTTAAAATACCCACGTGTTAATTTACGGGTTATACTAAGTCGAAAATGCCAACATAGTCATGTTTGGAATTtagtaaggttttttttaatatattttaaagtgaatcTCAGTGACTGATTTACAGACTTTGCATAATTTAAATTGCACTATCAAGATGAGCAATAACTAGACAAACatgttagatttttaaaaagcaaatctaTTGATTTTCTGATTATTAAACATCTATAATAGTCGATTGcacataaagtttttttggttaatttaatgataaaatataatatGGCTTCATTCATGTCAATGACAATGTAATATGAAGGGATCCCTGTTGGTTTGGTCTCTTTGCTACTTCACTACAGGAGAAGTCTCTTTGTCCTTCCCTCCTTTCCTCGCGACTCTCTGTGCGATCCCGTAGGGCACGTGACACGCCACCGTCCCCATTTCCGCCGCTCCCTCCACGTGAAACATCTGGTCGTCAAAGAAGATGTGCGGCCTGATCTTCTCCAGCATTGGGCCTTTCGGGGCTCCCGCTAAGAACAGAGCCTCGTCGATCTCGAGGCCCCACGAGCGCAGGGTTTTCAGGGCTCTGGTGCCGGAGCTGGCTGCACTGCGAGCGGTCACCAGATAGGTGCGGATGGGACAGTCCATGCGACGGCCTTTGGCGTAGAACTTCTTCTGGAGCTTCCCTAGAACCTCCAGGAAGCCCTTCAGTGGTCCCTGCAGGAGATCGAACAATAAAGTCACTTTACATCCCAACTTTAATACATAATAAAGAATACAGCAAGTGGTTACTGTACATGGTCCAGAGGCCTGTTCTCGTGCGCTTTCTCGTGCTCGAAGAACTTGTCCAGTCCGTGGGCCTTGTAAATCTGCTCAGACTCATCCGAGAAAAGGACGGCGTCGCCATCGAAGGCGACACGGAGCTGCGTCTCGGACACTTCGGTCATCTTGTCTGGAGTAAACATGGTGGCTGCTGCTATACCTGGATTTAACAgatataaaactgatgtttgatGCACAACTTTAGACTCCAGATGATGGAGGAGACTCCTGTTAGACTAACCTGCCTCTAGAGCCTCGTG from the Oryzias melastigma strain HK-1 unplaced genomic scaffold, ASM292280v2 sc01483, whole genome shotgun sequence genome contains:
- the LOC112140729 gene encoding cytosolic 5'-nucleotidase 1A (The sequence of the model RefSeq protein was modified relative to this genomic sequence to represent the inferred CDS: added 436 bases not found in genome assembly), which produces MSANSGRTLTVSGHDLAKNGSSNTGAPWEDAGTVLKPTTPTRKPQPPKPQNAITIAVSSRVLFNMEKEQQIFERQGMEEYIKYQVAHETEPFSPGPAFSFVKALEAVNAQLRELYPESEELFDVVLITNNHANVGLRLINTINHYQLFIERFCMTGGNSPIGYLKAYHTNLYLSADPDKVHEALEAGIAAATMFTPDKMTEVSETQLRVAFDGDAVLFSDESEQIYKAHGLDKFFEHEKAHENRPLDHGPLKGFLEVLGKLQKKFYAKGRRMDCPIRTYLVTARSAASSGTRALKTLRSWGLEIDEALFLAGAPKGPMLEKIRPHIFFDDQMFHVEGAAEMGTVACHVPYGIAQRVARKGGKDKETSPVVK